A region from the Catellatospora sp. TT07R-123 genome encodes:
- a CDS encoding trans-aconitate 2-methyltransferase, translating to MAQPVGATAHWQAVYARTESRSASWYQDQPAMSLRLLSAGGVGPGSSVVDVGGGASTLVDALLDRGVTDVTVLDVAQSALDTARRRLGDRAGAAHWMARDLLTWSPLRRYAGWHDRAVFHFLTDAADRDRYRRVLEAALAPRGQVVLGVFAEDGPQTCSGLPVVRYGPQELAAQFPGFVVLQAEREEHHTPTGHVQPFTWLRLTRADQLTPTWAPAPAPQPGRVV from the coding sequence GTGGCACAACCCGTTGGCGCTACCGCGCACTGGCAGGCCGTGTACGCCCGGACCGAATCCCGGTCCGCCAGCTGGTATCAGGACCAGCCCGCAATGTCGCTGCGGCTGCTGTCCGCCGGAGGCGTCGGCCCCGGCAGCTCCGTCGTCGATGTCGGCGGCGGCGCCTCGACCCTGGTCGACGCGCTGCTCGACCGCGGCGTCACCGACGTCACCGTCCTGGACGTGGCGCAGTCCGCCCTCGACACGGCCCGCCGCCGCCTCGGCGACCGGGCCGGGGCCGCCCACTGGATGGCCCGCGACCTGCTGACCTGGTCGCCGCTGCGCCGATACGCCGGCTGGCACGACCGGGCCGTGTTCCACTTCCTCACCGACGCCGCCGACCGCGACCGCTACCGCCGGGTCCTGGAGGCGGCGCTGGCTCCGCGCGGCCAGGTGGTGCTGGGCGTGTTCGCCGAGGACGGCCCGCAGACCTGCTCCGGCCTGCCGGTGGTCCGCTACGGCCCGCAGGAGCTGGCCGCGCAGTTCCCGGGGTTCGTGGTGCTGCAGGCCGAGCGCGAGGAGCACCACACCCCGACCGGGCACGTGCAGCCGTTCACCTGGCTGCGGCTCACCCGCGCCGACCAGCTCACCCCGACCTGGGCCCCGGCCCCGGCCCCACAGCCCGGCCGCGTCGTCTGA